One region of Ahniella affigens genomic DNA includes:
- a CDS encoding serine hydrolase domain-containing protein produces the protein MNRMGFSVSGVCGLLLAASQACSAGDLNDSADAILAKHFDGEGPGAAVALIVDGEVRAETAIGYADVDQEIAIDSRTLFDLASVSKHFTAFAALTLERQGKLDAEQPVSRYLPDFEDEPSSRDVTVSDLIHHVSGLADYSSDAWEGSDSAFARLTNESHLSWLNEQATEEEPGTVYRYNNSGYALLALLVQRVSGQRFADFVREQLFKPAGMRSARVMDDYKLRFPRQARGYASDEDGEFTSSSSPSSVTGDGNIYASLSDMIAWMRALDSDVVLNKREKDLAWRNGKLDSGEPIEDEDGSGYGYGWVIEDDGVVSHSGSWMGTATYVLRDRRKQISVVVLSNDENAEVSDIAEALADLVD, from the coding sequence ATGAATCGGATGGGCTTCAGTGTGAGTGGTGTTTGCGGTCTTTTATTGGCCGCAAGTCAGGCTTGCAGTGCTGGTGATTTGAACGATTCGGCCGACGCGATTCTGGCCAAACACTTCGACGGGGAAGGGCCCGGAGCGGCGGTCGCGCTGATTGTCGATGGTGAAGTGCGGGCCGAAACGGCGATTGGCTATGCAGACGTCGACCAGGAAATCGCGATCGACTCTCGCACGCTGTTCGACTTGGCCTCGGTGTCCAAACACTTCACTGCTTTCGCGGCGCTCACCCTTGAGCGGCAGGGCAAACTCGATGCCGAGCAACCGGTGTCGCGCTACCTGCCGGACTTTGAAGACGAACCTAGCAGCCGTGACGTGACTGTGAGTGATCTGATCCACCACGTCTCTGGCCTGGCCGACTACAGCTCTGATGCCTGGGAGGGCAGCGATAGCGCGTTCGCGCGATTGACCAACGAAAGCCACCTGTCGTGGCTCAATGAGCAAGCGACGGAGGAAGAGCCGGGGACAGTCTACCGCTACAACAATTCCGGCTATGCGCTGCTCGCGTTGTTGGTCCAGCGCGTGTCCGGGCAGCGCTTCGCGGATTTCGTTCGCGAGCAGCTTTTCAAACCTGCTGGGATGCGCTCTGCGCGAGTCATGGATGACTACAAGCTGCGTTTTCCCCGACAGGCCCGAGGTTATGCCAGCGACGAAGATGGTGAATTCACCTCGAGCAGTTCTCCCTCGTCGGTGACCGGTGACGGCAACATCTACGCCAGTTTGAGCGACATGATCGCCTGGATGCGCGCGCTGGACAGCGACGTTGTGCTGAATAAGCGGGAGAAAGATCTCGCCTGGCGCAACGGCAAGCTGGATTCGGGTGAGCCCATCGAAGACGAGGACGGCAGTGGTTATGGCTATGGCTGGGTGATCGAGGATGACGGCGTGGTGTCCCATTCCGGATCCTGGATGGGCACGGCGACGTATGTGCTGCGCGATCGCCGCAAGCAGATCAGCGTGGTGGTGCTGAGCAATGATGAGAACGCCGAGGTCAGCGACATCGCTGAGGCGTTGGCGGATTTGGTTGACTGA
- a CDS encoding two-component regulator propeller domain-containing protein, producing the protein MDRAGDIWFPIENAGLYRFNGKTFQNYGEAEGLTTNAVQDTYQDRDGRLWFGGWRGLFRLTGETIVPVTRNGPWR; encoded by the coding sequence ATGGACCGGGCCGGTGATATCTGGTTTCCCATCGAGAACGCTGGTCTGTACCGGTTCAACGGGAAGACGTTCCAGAACTACGGTGAAGCCGAGGGACTGACCACCAACGCGGTCCAAGACACCTACCAGGACCGCGATGGGCGGCTTTGGTTCGGCGGCTGGCGTGGCCTGTTCCGCCTCACAGGCGAGACCATCGTTCCCGTCACGCGCAACGGGCCGTGGCGTTAG
- a CDS encoding DUF11 domain-containing protein, producing MLPMLGIAMTASAQVALTSTAGTPSATYTTVRQAFDAINNGTHRGDVTIALTGNTTESAPAVLNAAGAGAAAYTGLRITPSGGGARLIAGSVAGALLDFNGADNVVIDGLDDAGNSLVIRNDDVGASSTIRLRADASNNQFIRLTIEGAGTGSGTGVVLVGSGSVTGNDNNEWASCVVAPAPSNAPQNGILALSTMGASNSGNIITGCQIRDYFNASAPSSSGITIDTGNSGWTISNNRFYQSVARTFLAGNIHRGIQITGGEGHVVSGNVIGFANANGSGTYALSGSATQFIGMDLTVGGSTVTSVQGNTIAGIQLSTQANQGEGAGVLCGIRLAGGPVNVGNISPNIIGASTGVDQITANVSGSGALLTGIAIEQGTNYLVQGNIIGALSAIGSSSELDVHVRAISVGLQPSILTILNNTIGGDTAQSIRSGSLTTSGSTSVSGIAIATTSKSTYTIQGNTIRNLAALGSGNHGFARAIWAMSGPSVATLTIENNQISDVQSNATTTNVDDGLVAAAGIAIAQGETVEVRSNSISRVAEFNTGTAGTYAAGVAIAGTYGASVQFNRIYDVRNASTASAMTAPGMAAGVLVGPSTIGGSTLVLSNMIGLGAGQSTGTAFVGMHARLDGAPDLRPRFLFNTIHITGVQSASTPISSFGLHIGNFSSQTLDPAPEIRNNLIVNTRVGGAGKHYAIANNFGASAPASPWAPGRSDFNVLNAAPDSVGYWGTALSFADWKATSLSDAHSLSGVQVNFVNPSSDLHLNMGSLQTGLESGGFNRESSYNTDIDGQTRPGPIGSVRGGAKAPDIGADEFDGSWLDLVGPQMSHEPAPRTSSLQIRNLVVSIFDASGMPSDEPDAPRVYYRKGTGPYVSQSCQVQLGTTVNGDWRCQIVPDLVGGLAVGDTIEYFFVAQDLAGNIQAFPNAGFVGTSVNNVTVAPSNPSSYRIVGSFAGNYNVGVGETITSLTNPGGLFDRLNQSTVTDNVTVFITSDLLNETGEFGLNKLVEEGSAGTNTHLKIQPAGVPRTVVGSYAGPLIRLVGTSRVFVNGAIIDAAGGQGPGGNPATRQLTIRNNHPSPLVSAIAIYSINGDANQNTLINLNLYGSDPTISEAGIRFGRYPANSTIGSQVLTKILNCFMGRARFGLYAPSQIWYDNVNATITHNDLSGVGPDRIGQTGVFVRGGFGATISLNRIAVPEGVAGVPAAGIALGSEDMSATAVAAGAISGSIVEANDITSVSTNSGNSAVGIFLATSTYGNHNIANNMIRGVSGNATADNLTAGILVRTPPDAYSGYVRVSNNSVWLSGSQGAAVGISSALAVQGQNPRIDIKNNTFSNTQTATAVSASSFAVAMAATELTAVISDYNNFFSSGANAGHFRIGSLSAGSGTNFASLSSWQSAVADDAHAMQQPPQHISTDDLHLQDSSPLVSGSIRIFDLINDIDGQIRSPRSPSIGADEVVNVDLQVTKSNGVSELPDGAATVYAIEVSNAGPVDAWGVIVTDTLPSTLVNGSWSCVQAQSTASCPTIGAGTGNLNEPVSLRVGQHVHFDVMATVNSAVGGFANNTASAQTTSPQIDINPANNSATDQDPILGIGIFTNGFE from the coding sequence ATGCTGCCTATGCTTGGCATCGCAATGACCGCTTCGGCGCAAGTCGCGCTGACATCGACCGCGGGAACCCCAAGTGCAACCTACACCACGGTCAGACAAGCATTTGATGCAATCAACAATGGTACGCATCGCGGTGATGTGACCATCGCACTCACCGGCAACACGACTGAGTCAGCGCCCGCTGTCCTGAACGCAGCAGGCGCGGGGGCCGCTGCCTACACCGGCTTGCGGATAACACCGAGTGGCGGTGGCGCACGGTTGATTGCGGGCAGCGTCGCAGGCGCCCTACTCGATTTCAATGGTGCCGACAATGTCGTAATCGATGGCTTGGACGACGCGGGGAATAGCCTCGTTATCCGGAATGATGACGTGGGCGCTTCCAGTACGATCAGGCTGCGAGCGGACGCCAGTAATAATCAGTTCATTCGCTTGACGATCGAGGGTGCCGGCACAGGCAGCGGGACGGGCGTCGTGTTAGTTGGCTCTGGCAGCGTCACCGGCAATGACAACAATGAGTGGGCCTCTTGCGTCGTCGCGCCCGCGCCCAGCAATGCACCACAGAACGGCATCCTGGCATTGAGCACCATGGGCGCTTCCAACAGCGGGAATATCATCACGGGCTGCCAGATTCGAGACTATTTCAACGCCTCTGCCCCAAGCTCCTCCGGCATTACAATTGATACCGGGAACAGCGGCTGGACGATCTCCAACAATCGCTTCTATCAGTCGGTAGCGCGCACATTTCTGGCCGGCAATATTCATCGTGGCATTCAAATTACTGGCGGTGAGGGACACGTCGTCTCAGGAAACGTCATCGGTTTCGCAAATGCCAATGGGAGTGGTACCTACGCGTTATCTGGCTCGGCAACACAGTTCATCGGTATGGACCTTACCGTCGGTGGCAGCACCGTCACCAGTGTGCAAGGCAACACCATTGCTGGCATCCAACTCAGCACTCAAGCCAATCAGGGTGAGGGCGCTGGTGTGCTCTGTGGAATCCGGCTAGCTGGCGGGCCGGTCAATGTCGGAAACATCAGTCCGAACATCATCGGCGCAAGCACAGGTGTCGACCAGATCACCGCGAATGTTTCGGGGTCTGGTGCATTGCTAACTGGTATCGCCATTGAGCAAGGAACGAACTATCTCGTTCAGGGCAATATCATCGGTGCCCTGTCTGCTATCGGCAGCAGCAGCGAACTTGACGTACACGTTCGCGCAATCAGCGTGGGCCTGCAACCCTCGATATTGACGATCCTGAACAACACGATCGGTGGTGATACCGCGCAGAGTATCCGATCGGGAAGTCTGACGACGTCGGGAAGCACCAGTGTCAGCGGAATCGCGATCGCTACAACTTCGAAGTCGACCTACACCATTCAGGGCAATACGATTCGGAACCTTGCTGCGCTCGGCAGCGGCAACCATGGATTCGCCCGTGCCATTTGGGCGATGAGCGGACCATCGGTCGCCACCTTGACCATCGAGAACAACCAGATTAGCGACGTGCAGTCGAACGCCACCACGACCAATGTCGATGATGGTCTGGTTGCAGCGGCCGGTATTGCCATTGCACAGGGCGAAACCGTTGAAGTCAGGAGCAACTCTATTTCGCGCGTCGCAGAATTTAATACTGGCACAGCCGGCACCTATGCTGCCGGCGTTGCCATTGCAGGTACTTACGGCGCTAGTGTTCAGTTCAACCGCATCTACGATGTTCGAAACGCCAGCACCGCGAGTGCCATGACCGCGCCGGGCATGGCGGCCGGCGTATTGGTCGGGCCCAGCACCATTGGCGGCTCCACTTTGGTGCTCAGCAACATGATCGGTTTGGGAGCGGGGCAATCCACGGGCACTGCCTTTGTAGGTATGCACGCCCGATTGGATGGGGCGCCTGACTTGCGACCACGCTTCCTCTTCAACACGATCCACATTACCGGGGTCCAAAGTGCATCGACACCGATCTCCAGCTTCGGCCTTCATATCGGCAACTTCTCTAGTCAAACGCTCGATCCTGCACCGGAGATTCGCAATAACCTGATCGTCAACACCCGTGTTGGTGGCGCCGGCAAGCACTATGCGATCGCGAACAACTTCGGCGCCAGCGCGCCGGCCAGTCCCTGGGCACCGGGTAGATCAGACTTCAATGTGTTGAACGCTGCCCCGGATAGCGTTGGTTATTGGGGTACGGCCTTGAGCTTCGCTGACTGGAAAGCCACCTCGCTGAGCGACGCCCACAGTTTGAGCGGTGTTCAGGTCAACTTTGTGAATCCGAGCTCTGATTTGCACCTGAACATGGGCTCGTTGCAGACTGGACTAGAGTCTGGCGGGTTCAATAGGGAATCGTCTTACAATACTGACATTGATGGCCAGACACGCCCTGGTCCAATCGGATCCGTTCGCGGTGGCGCCAAAGCGCCCGACATTGGTGCCGACGAGTTCGACGGCTCGTGGCTTGATCTTGTCGGTCCACAGATGAGTCATGAGCCGGCACCAAGAACTAGCTCGCTTCAGATCAGAAATCTGGTTGTGTCGATCTTTGATGCGTCTGGCATGCCAAGCGACGAGCCTGATGCACCGCGTGTCTACTATCGTAAAGGCACGGGACCGTATGTGTCGCAGAGCTGCCAAGTCCAGCTTGGCACGACGGTCAACGGAGACTGGAGATGCCAGATTGTGCCTGATCTGGTTGGCGGCTTGGCGGTCGGCGATACGATAGAGTACTTCTTTGTGGCGCAAGATCTGGCCGGAAACATTCAAGCGTTCCCGAATGCAGGGTTTGTAGGGACCTCCGTCAACAATGTGACCGTTGCGCCGAGCAATCCGTCGAGCTATCGAATCGTTGGAAGCTTTGCTGGGAACTATAACGTTGGTGTTGGTGAGACCATTACGTCGCTGACGAATCCAGGGGGCCTTTTTGATCGGTTGAATCAGTCTACAGTTACCGACAATGTCACCGTTTTTATTACGTCGGACTTACTCAATGAAACGGGCGAGTTTGGATTGAACAAGCTTGTTGAGGAGGGATCTGCCGGAACCAACACGCACCTGAAAATCCAACCCGCTGGCGTGCCGCGGACAGTTGTGGGCAGCTATGCCGGTCCACTGATTCGGCTGGTAGGCACGAGCCGGGTCTTCGTCAACGGCGCGATCATCGATGCCGCCGGCGGGCAAGGCCCCGGGGGCAATCCAGCCACGCGACAGTTGACGATCCGGAACAACCATCCGAGCCCATTGGTCAGTGCGATCGCAATTTACAGCATCAATGGCGATGCCAACCAGAATACGCTGATAAATTTAAACCTTTACGGATCTGACCCTACGATTTCTGAAGCTGGCATTCGGTTCGGTCGCTATCCGGCCAACAGTACCATTGGCAGTCAGGTACTAACGAAGATATTGAACTGCTTTATGGGTCGCGCGCGCTTTGGCTTGTATGCGCCGAGCCAAATTTGGTACGACAATGTCAACGCAACCATCACGCACAACGACCTGAGTGGTGTCGGTCCCGATCGGATCGGGCAAACCGGCGTGTTTGTCAGAGGCGGTTTCGGCGCGACAATCAGTCTCAACCGAATTGCCGTTCCAGAAGGGGTTGCAGGCGTACCAGCTGCCGGGATTGCATTGGGTTCGGAAGACATGTCAGCAACGGCTGTGGCGGCCGGGGCGATTTCCGGAAGCATCGTTGAAGCCAACGACATCACCAGTGTGTCCACCAATAGTGGCAACAGTGCCGTCGGCATTTTTCTTGCAACGAGCACGTACGGAAACCACAACATCGCCAACAATATGATTCGCGGCGTGAGCGGAAACGCGACCGCCGACAACTTGACTGCTGGCATCCTTGTCCGCACGCCGCCAGATGCCTACTCGGGCTACGTGCGCGTCAGCAATAACTCCGTTTGGTTGTCTGGAAGCCAGGGAGCCGCTGTCGGAATCAGCAGCGCACTGGCGGTTCAAGGTCAGAATCCCAGAATCGACATCAAGAACAATACGTTCTCCAACACCCAAACTGCCACGGCGGTTTCAGCCTCCAGCTTCGCCGTCGCCATGGCAGCAACGGAGTTGACTGCGGTCATTTCTGACTACAACAACTTTTTTTCGTCCGGTGCCAATGCAGGTCACTTTCGGATCGGTTCCCTGAGCGCAGGATCGGGAACCAACTTCGCGAGCTTGTCCAGTTGGCAATCCGCCGTGGCAGACGACGCTCACGCCATGCAACAGCCACCGCAGCATATATCGACCGACGATCTTCATTTGCAGGATTCAAGCCCACTGGTGTCCGGCTCCATCCGCATTTTTGACCTGATTAATGACATTGACGGCCAGATTCGGTCCCCGCGATCGCCATCCATCGGCGCTGACGAAGTCGTCAACGTCGACCTTCAGGTGACCAAGAGCAATGGTGTCTCGGAGTTGCCGGATGGTGCCGCGACGGTTTACGCGATTGAGGTGAGCAATGCCGGCCCTGTTGACGCCTGGGGCGTGATTGTTACCGACACCTTACCGAGTACGTTGGTAAACGGCAGCTGGAGCTGTGTCCAGGCACAATCGACAGCTTCATGTCCCACCATTGGTGCTGGCACGGGAAATCTCAATGAACCAGTTAGTCTGCGCGTCGGCCAGCACGTGCATTTTGATGTCATGGCGACCGTCAACAGTGCAGTTGGCGGCTTTGCCAATAACACGGCCAGCGCGCAGACAACTTCGCCGCAGATCGACATCAATCCAGCCAACAATTCCGCAACCGATCAGGACCCAATTCTCGGGATCGGCATCTTCACGAATGGATTCGAATGA